The proteins below are encoded in one region of Rhinolophus sinicus isolate RSC01 linkage group LG07, ASM3656204v1, whole genome shotgun sequence:
- the RAPGEF2 gene encoding rap guanine nucleotide exchange factor 2 isoform X10, translating into MIVVDYMDENEEYFQRQASHRQSRRRFRKINQKGERQTIIDTVDPYPVGKPPLPRGYHTLPADFTKLHLTDSLHPQVTHVSSSHSGCSITSDSGSSSLSDIYQATESEAGDMDLSGLPETAVDSEDDDDEEDIERASDPLMSRDIVRDCLEKDPIDRTDDDIEQLLEFMHQLPAFANMTMSVRRELCAVMVFAVVERAGTIVLNDGEELDSWSVILNGSVEVTYPDGKAEILCMGNSFGVSPTMDKEYMKGIMRTKVDDCQFVCIAQQDYCRILNQVEKNMQKVEEEGEIVMVKEHRELDRTGTRKGHIVIKGTSERLTMHLVEEHSVVDPTFIEDFLLTYRTFLSSPMEVGKKLLEWFNDPSLRDKVTRVVLLWVNNHFNDFEGDPAMTRFLEEFENNLEREKMGGHLRLLNIACAAKAKRRLMTLTKPSREAPLPFLLLGGSEKGFGIFVDSVDSGSKATEAGLKRGDQILEVNGQNFENIQLSKAMEILRNNTHLSITVKTNLFVFKELLTRLSEEKRNGAPHLPKIGDIKKASRYSIPDLAVDVEQVIGLEKVNKKSKANTVGGRNKLKKILDKTRISILPQKPYNDIGIGQSQDDSIVGLRQTKHIPTALPVSGTLSSSNPDLLQSHHRILDFSTTPDLPDQVLRVFKADQQSRYIMISKDTTAKEVVIQAIREFAVTATPDQYSLCEVSVTPEGVIKQRRLPDQLSKLADRIQLSGRYYLKNNMETETLCSDEDAQELLRESQISLLQLSTVEVATQLSMRNFELFRNIEPTEYIDDLFKLKSKTSCANLKKFEEVINQETFWVASEILRETNQLKRMKIIKHFIKIALHCRECKNFNSMFAIISGLNLAPVARLRTTWEKLPNKYEKLFQDLQDLFDPSRNMAKYRNVLNSQNLQPPIIPLFPVIKKDLTFLHEGNDSKVDGLVNFEKLRMIAKEIRHVGRMASVNMDPALMFRTRKKKWRSLGSLSQGSTNATVLDVAQTGGHKKRVRRSSFLNAKKLYEDAQMARKVKQYLSNLELEMDEESLQTLSLQCEPATNTLPKNPGDKKPVKTETSPVAPRAGSQQKAQSQPQPSQPQPPHRVSQGLQVPAVSLYPSRKKVPVKDLPPFGINSPQALKKILSLSEEGSLERHKKQAEDTISNASSQLSSPPTSPQSSPRKGGSGNQLRSFGSGQLDLTSSSSSLGSENSNKNNNAPRTCGIGYTLAPSGTVDNFSDSGHSEISSRSSIVSNSSFDSVPVSLHDERRQRHSVSIVETNLGVGRTERRTMIEPDQYSLGSYAPTSESRGLYATATVISSPSTEELSQDQGDRASLDAADSGRGSWTSCSSGSHDNIQTIQHQRSWETLPFGHTHFDYSGDPASGWASSSHMDQIMFSDHSTKYNRQNQSRESLEQAQSRASWASSTGYWGEDSEGDTGTIKRRGGKDVSIEAESSSIPSVTTEETKPVPMPAHIAVTSTTAKGLIARKEGRYREPPPTPPGYIGIPITDFPEGAAHPTRKPPDYNVALQRSRMVARPADTAGPAPAQQPHPLPASGRPGNKPQWHKPNECDPRLTPYQSQGFSAEEDEDEQVSAV; encoded by the exons GCCACAGAAAGCGAGGCTGGTGATATGGACCTGAGTGGACTGCCAGAAACAGCAGTGGATTCTGAAGATGACGACGATGAAGAAGACATCGAGAGAGCATCGGATCCTCTGATGAGCAGGGACATTGTTCGAGACTGCCTGGAGAAGGACCCAATTGACAGGACAGACGATGACATTG aaCAACTCCTGGAATTTATGCACCAGTTGCCTGCTTTTGCCAATATGACAATGTCGGTGAGACGAGAACTCTGTGCTGTAATGGTATTTGCAGTGGTAGAAAGAGCTGGGACCATAGTGTTAAATGATGGCGAAGAg cTGGACTCCTGGTCAGTGATTCTGAATGGTTCTGTAGAAGTGACTTATCCAGATGGAAAAGCAGAAATATTATGTATGGGAAATAGTTTTGGTGTCTCTCCAACCATGGACAAAGAATACATGAAAGGAATAATGAGAACAAAGGTGGATGACTGCCAG TTTGTCTGCATAGCCCAGCAAGATTATTGCCGTATTCTCAACCAAGTAGAAAAGAATATGCAAaaagtggaggaggaaggagaaattgTTATGGTGAAAGAACATCGAGAACTTGACCGAACTGGAACAAGGAAGGGACACATTGTCATTAAG GGCACCTCAGAAAGACTCACAATGCATTTGGTGGAAGAGCATTCAGTAGTGGATCCAACGTTCATAGAAGACTTCCTGTTGACCTATAGGACTTTTCTTTCTAGCCCCATGGAAGTGGGCAAGAAGTTATTGGAGTGGTTTAATGACCCGAGCCTCAGGGATAAG GTTACACGGGTAGTATTATTGTGGGTGAATAATCACTTCAATGACTTTGAAGGAGATCCTGCTATGACTCGATTTctagaagaatttgaaaataatctgGAACGAGAG AAAATGGGTGGACATCTAAGGCTGTTAAATATTGCATGTGCAGCTAAAGCAAAAAGAAGACTGATGACATTAACAAAACCATCCCGAGAAGctcctctgccttttctcttgcttggaggctcagagaagggattTGGAATTTTTGTGGACAGTGTCGATTCTGGTAGCAAAGCAACTGAAGCAGGCTTGAAACGAGGGGATCAG atattagaAGTAAATGgtcaaaactttgaaaatattcagcTATCAAAAGCCATGGAAATTCTTAGAAATAACACGCACTTGTCTATCACTGTGAAAACCAATTTATTTG tatTTAAAGAACTTCTAACAAGATtgtcagaagagaaaagaaatggtgcCCCTCACCTTCCTAAAATTGGTGACATCAAAAAGGCCAGTCGCTACTCCATTCCAGATCTTGCTGTAGATGTAGAACAGGTGATAGGacttgaaaaagtaaataaaaaaagtaaagccAACACTGTTGGAGGAAGGAACAAGCTGAAAAAGATACTTGACAAGACTCGGATCAGTATCTTGCCACAGAAACCATATAA tGATATTGGGATTGGTCAGTCTCAAGATGACAGCATAGTAGGACTAAGGCAGACAAAGCACATCCCGACTGCATTGCCCGTCAGTGGAACCTTATCATCCAGTAATCCTGATTTATTGCAGTCTCATCATCGCATTTTAGACTTCAGCACCACCCCTG ACTTGCCAGATCAAGTGCTAAGGGTTTTTAAGGCTGATCAGCAAAGCCGATATATCATGATCAGCAAGGACACCACAGCGAAGGAAGTGGTCATTCAGGCCATCAGGGAGTTTGCTGTGACTGCCACCCCCGATCAGTACTCACTCTGTGAGGTCTCTGTCACACCTGAGGGAGTCATCAAACAAAGAAGACTTCCAGATCAGCTTTCCAAACTTGCCGATAGGATACAGCTCAGTGGAAG atattacTTGAAAAACAACATGGAAACAGAAACCCTTTGTTCAGATGAAGATGCTCAGGAGTTGTTGAGAGAGAGTCAGATTTCTCTACTGCAGCTCAGCACTGTTGAAGTTGCCACTCAGCTCTCAATGCGCAATTTTGAACTCTTCCGCAACATCGAACCTACtgaatatatagatgatttatttaaACTCAAATCAAAAACCAGCTGTGCCAACCTGAAGAAATTTGAAGAAGTCATTAACCAGGAAACGTTCTGGGTAGCATCTGAAATTCTGAGAGAGACGAACCAGCTGAAGAGGATGAAGATCATTAAGCATTTCATCAAGATAGCACTGCACTGCAGGGAATGCAAGAATTTTAACTCAATGTTTGCAATCATCAG TGGCCTAAACCTGGCACCAGTAGCAAGGTTGCGAACCACCTGGGAAAAACTTCCCAATAAATACGAAAAGCTATTTCAAGATCTCCAAGACCTGTTTGATCCTTCCAGAAACATGGCAAAATATCGCAATGTCCTCAATAGTCAAAACTTACAACCTCCCATAATCCCTTTATTCCCCGTTATCAAGAAGGATCTCACATTCCTTCACGAAG GAAATGACTCAAAAGTTGATGGGCTGGTCAATTTTGAGAAGCTAAGGATGATCGCAAAAGAAATTCGTCATGTTGGCCGAATGGCTTCAGTTAACATGGACCCTGCCCTCATGTTCAGGACTCG gaagaagaaatggaggagTTTAGG GTCTCTCAGCCAGGGTAGTACAAATGCAACAGTGCTAGATGTTGCTCAGACAGGTGGTCATAAAAAGCGGGTACGCCGTAGTTCCTTTCTCAATGCCAAAAAGCTTTATGAAGATGCCCAAATGGCTCGGAAAGTGAAGCAGTACCTGTCCAATTTGGAGCTAGAAATGGATGAGGAGAGTCTTCAGACGTTATCACTGCAGTGTGAGCCGGCAACCAACACAT TACCGAAGAATCCTGGTGACAAAAAGCCTGTCAAAACCGAGACCTCCCCGGTGGCTCCAAGGGCAGGGTCACAGCAGAAAGCGCAGTCGCAGCCACAGCCTTCACAACCGCAGCCACCCCATAGAGTCAGCCAAGGGCTGCAGGTTCCTGCCGTGTCCCTTTATCCTTCACGAAAGAAAGTGCCGGTGAAGGATCTCCCACCCTTTG gCATAAACTCTCCACaagctttaaagaaaattctttctttgtctgaagAAGGAAGTCTGGAGCGTCATAAGAAACAAGCAGAAGATACAATATCAAATGCGTCTTCACAGCTTTCTTCTCCTCCCACTTCTCCACAAAGTTCTCCAAGGAAAG GTGGCAGTGGCAATCAACTGAGATCTTTTGGCTCCGGGCAATTGGACTTAACCAGTTCCTCCTCTTCTCTTGGAAGTGAGAACAGTAACAAGAATAACAATGCACCACGGACCTGTGGGATAG GCTATACTTTGGCTCCCAGTGGTACTGTGGATAATTTTTCAGATTCTGGTCACAGTGAAATTTCTTCACGATCCAGTATCGTCAGCAATTCTTCCTTCGACTCAGTGCCAGTCTCGCTGCATGACGAGAGGCGTCAGCGGCATTCTGTCAGCATCGTGGAAACAAACCTGGGTGTGGGCAGGACGGAAAGGCGGACCATGATTGAACCTGACCAGTACAGCTTAGG GTCCTACGCACCAACGTCTGAGAGTCGGGGCTTATATGCCACAGCTACAGTAATCTCTTCTCCAAGCACAGAGGAGCTTTCCCAAGACCAGGGGGATCGGGCTTCACTCGATGCTGCCGACAGTGGCCGTGGGAGCTGGACCTCATGCTCAAGTGGTTCCCATGATAATATACAGACCATCCAGCACCAGAGAAGCTGGGAAACACTTCCGTTCGGGCACACTCACTTTGATTATTCAGGGGATCCTGCAAGTGGATGGGCCTCAAGCAGCCATATGGACCAAATTATGTTTTCTGATCATAGCACAAAATATAACAGGCAAAATCAAAGTAGAGAGAGTCTTGAACAAGCCCAATCCCGGGCAAGCTGGGCCTCTTCCACAGGCTACTGGGGAGAAGACTCAGAAGGTGACACAGGCACAATAAAGCGAAGGGGAGGGAAAGATGTTTCCATTGAAGCTGAAAGCAGCAGCATACCATCTGTGAccacagaagaaaccaaacctgttCCCATGCCTGCCCACATAGCTGTGACATCAACTACTGCAAAGGGACTTATCG CGCGAAAGGAGGGCAGGTATCGAGAGCCCCCGCCCACCCCTCCAGGCTACATCGGAATCCCCATCACTGACTTCCCCGAAGGGGCTGCCCATCCAACGAGGAAACCTCCGGACTACAACGTGGCGCTGCAGCGATCCCGGATGGTCGCCCGCCCCGCCGACACGGCCGGGCCTGCCCCCGCGCAGCAGCCGCACCCGCTTCCTGCGAGCGGCAGGCCGGGGAACAAGCCGCAGTGGCACAAACCCAACGAGTGCGACCCGCGCCTCACCCCCTATCAGTCTCAAGGGTTTTCCGCCGAGGAGGACG AAGATGAACAAGTATCTGCTGTTTGA